A region from the Micrococcus cohnii genome encodes:
- the rplM gene encoding 50S ribosomal protein L13: MRTYSPKPGDADRQWHVIDATDVVLGRLASHTATLLRGKHKPTFAPHMDMGDYVIIINAEKVALTGAKLEKKRAYRHSGYPGGLKSVSYAELLEKNPVRAVEKAVKGMLPKNSLADQQLSKLKVYRGAEHPHAAQQPKTFEIGQVAQ; the protein is encoded by the coding sequence GTGCGTACGTACTCTCCCAAGCCCGGTGACGCCGACCGTCAGTGGCACGTCATCGACGCCACCGACGTCGTGCTGGGCCGCCTGGCCTCCCACACCGCCACCCTGCTGCGCGGCAAGCACAAGCCGACTTTCGCCCCCCACATGGACATGGGCGATTACGTCATCATCATCAACGCCGAGAAGGTGGCCCTGACCGGCGCCAAGCTCGAGAAGAAGCGGGCCTACCGCCACTCCGGTTACCCGGGCGGCCTGAAGTCCGTCTCCTACGCCGAGCTGCTCGAGAAGAACCCGGTTCGCGCCGTTGAGAAGGCCGTCAAGGGCATGCTCCCGAAGAACTCGCTGGCCGACCAGCAGCTGTCCAAGCTGAAGGTGTACCGCGGCGCCGAGCACCCGCACGCCGCGCAGCAGCCCAAGACCTTCGAGATCGGCCAGGTCGCCCAGTAA